Below is a window of Shewanella khirikhana DNA.
GTGCCAGAGGTGACATGGTGTCCCACTTCATCGACTTGTAATCGTGACAGTTTTTACAGGCAAGGCTGTTGTCTCTATCGAAACGTTTCCACTCACGGCTCGCCATCTCGAGGCGCTTGGCCTCAAACTTTTCGTCGGTGTTGACGGTCTGGAATAACCAGCCCCACACATCGTGGGAGGCTTCCATTTTACGGGCGATTTTACGGCTCCAGTCGTGAGGCACGTGGCAGTCGGGGCAGGTGGCACGCACGCCGGAGTGATTTGACCAATGCACAGTCTGTTGCAGCTCCTGATACGGCTTGCTTTCCATGCTGTGGCAGCTGATACAAAACTCTTCGGTATTGGTGGCTTCCAGTGCGGTGTTAAAGCCGCCCCAGAATACGATACCCATGATAAAGGCGCTGATGGCAATAAAGCCCAGACTCAGAGTGAGTGCGGGCTTACCGAGGGTTTGCCAGAGAGAAGAGAACCATTTCATATGCAATATCCTCGAAAATCAGTGGGGCGCAACGCCGGTGACGGCCTGGTAAACCCAGAGCGCCAAACCGTAGAGGCTGATAAAGGTGACGGTAAGTGCCGGAAAAAGCAGAAAAACAATAAAGCCTAAGCCCTTAAGCTCCCGGCTTCTGCTCTCCTTGGGGGATTGAGTGGGGTGTGACATGGACGCATCTCCGTTTCTTTGATGCGTCCACTATAAAAAAAGGATGTGAATGGCCTTGCGGGCGGGCGTGAATGGCTTTTGATAAATTATGTAAAAATATGAACAGAAGCGTCAGGGGCGGCGGCCAAGATGGCTGTATGCCCTGAGCAAATCCTTCCAGGTGATAATGCCGACCAGCTTGCCGTCTTCCAGTACCGGCAGTGAACCTATGCTGTATTCGAGCATCAATAAACTGGCGTCATCCAATGACTTGTGCGGCGCTATGGTCACAGGATCGCGGGTCATGACCTGATGCACCCGTTTTTGCAGGGTTTCCTGATCGCGATTGGTCTCACCGATGGCGCCTATGTGCGGACTGATGGCGCGCAGCAGATCCCGCTCCGACAGCATGCCGCTGAGGCTACCGTCTTCATCCACCACCGGCAGGTGATGAAAACTCGCCTGATCAAAGATTTCCTTTGCCAGCACCAGGCGGTCGTCCATTTCTATGGTCACCAAGCGGGTGATCATGATATCGGCGATATTCAGTTCCATAACCCATTCCTGAGAAATCCCGTTTCTCTAGGTATATCAGACTCCTTGCGCATGCGCGAGTCAGACTTGGGTTGTTTGCAACCTGTCAGGCTCCTGCTGCCCTTGCCGATGAACCCCAATATATCGCTCATGCTTCCTGGCTTTGAGCCTGGTTAAATCTACCCGCACCAGTCCGTCGATACAGTGATTAAAGTCGGGGTCGACACCGAAATCGGCGAAGGTCACGCCGCCTTCGCTGCACAGGTCACTGTACTGTTTGTACAGGGTTGGTACTGCCACCCCCATGCCCGACAGCGTGTGCTTAAGGCGCTTGAAGGCCTCATCTTCGCTGAGCCCCTGATAGAGACTGTCCAGGGTTTCACGTCGCTCCCGCGAGATACGAAACGGCTGTTTGGCACGGGCCATGGGCTCGGCGGCGCCATAAAAGTGCTGATAGAAGTGCACCAGCATCTCCCTTGCGGCCAGCGGCATCTGGCCACTTATCGATACTGGGCCAAACAGGTAGCGATACTGCGGGTTGCGGGCAATAAAGGCGCCGATGCCAAACCAGAGATAATCCAGGCTGCGCTTGCCCCAGTATTTGGGCTGCACAAAGCTGCGGCCAAGTTCAAGGCCCTCGGCAAAACAGGGGGCAAAGGCGTCGGTGTAATCAAATAGGCTTTGGCTGTATAGGCTTTGCGGTCCGTTGGCCTGATGCAATGAGGCGGCGCAGGCGAAGCGGTAAGCGCCCACTATCTCCAGCGCTCCGCCATCCCAGAGCACCAGATGAAAATAGTGGCTGTCGAAGGCATCGATATCGCGGCGCTTGCCAGTGCCTTCGCCAACGGCTCTGAATGCCACTTCCCGCAGGCGGCCAATCTCGCGCATGATGGGGCTTGCCCCTTTGTGGCGGTAGAGGTAAATGCCTTTGCCATCGGCGGTTTCTCCAAGACGCTCGCATTCATCCAGCGCCGCTTTCAGCTCGGCGCGGCACTCGGGTCTGGCGATGGGACTTTGGGTGCGAAACAGCGGTGGGCGGTTTTTACCGATGCGGTACAAATGGTTTTTCAGCAGGC
It encodes the following:
- a CDS encoding CBS domain-containing protein gives rise to the protein MELNIADIMITRLVTIEMDDRLVLAKEIFDQASFHHLPVVDEDGSLSGMLSERDLLRAISPHIGAIGETNRDQETLQKRVHQVMTRDPVTIAPHKSLDDASLLMLEYSIGSLPVLEDGKLVGIITWKDLLRAYSHLGRRP
- a CDS encoding periplasmic nitrate reductase, NapE protein; its protein translation is MSHPTQSPKESRSRELKGLGFIVFLLFPALTVTFISLYGLALWVYQAVTGVAPH